In Armatimonadota bacterium, the genomic stretch TTCGACTGGGTGGAGTTCTTGTCTGTGCCTTCGTCTTCCTCGGCATCAAGTACATCGAATACAGTGGCAAATACGAGCACCACTTGTTCCCTGGGCCAGGTTTCGCTCCTGAAGTCAGTCACTTCCACGGAGCTAACCTGAACCACGTTCAGTTGTTTTTTGGCCTTTACTTCGCGATGACAGGACTTCACGGTGTCCACGTTCTTGTCGGAATCCTAGTCATCGGTGCCCTAGCCATGATGTGGGTCAAAGGCAAAAAGATCGTCACCGAAGACTACATCCCAACCGAACTCGTCGGTCTCTACTGGCACTTCGTTGACATCGTCTGGATCTTCCTCTACCCCCTCTTCTACCTAATGCCGAACCCCAGCGGCCCTAACAGCGGAGGCTCACACTAATGGCAAAGTCACCACTCGCAGCAGTCCACGACGACCACGGCGGTCACCACATCCACGATAACTCGATGTATGTGAAAACTGCGGGTGCTCTCGCCCTTCTCATGATCTTGACCATCGGAGCAGCAAGAGTCGACATCGGACACATCATCGGTTCGAGAATCGGTCTCAGCTCGCACTTCAGCTACTACATCAACAACTTTATCGCGCTCGCAATCGCCGCAGTGAAAACCTACATCGTCGTCATGTACTTCATGCACGTTAAGTGGATCAGTAGTCTCGGAAAGCTTTTCGCTCTCATGGGCTTCTTCTTCATCCCCGTGCTCTTCTCGGTCTGGACGGACTTCTACTTCCGCCAGCACGAGCCGGTCGCGCACTGGTACAATAACGACTACTCCGAGTCAGCCACCCCAAGAATCATTGGATCAACCGACGGAGCCAAGATCAACTCAGGCGAAGAAAACACCCAAAACCGAATCCCCAAGTCGATCTGGTAATTCAAGGTAATCCCGCCTTCCAGGCGGTAAGGGAGTCCTGATGTAATTCAGGACTCCCTTCTCATTAACAGCCAAAAGCGAACAACGAAAAGCGAAGAGCCTTCAGAGCTCCTCCGGAATCAACCGCCGCAACTCCGACTCCATCCAAGCCGCAATCTCCTCATTCGTCGAGTCCTTCGAAAACGTACGAGCCTCACCCCAAGTCGCAGTCACCCGAGCAAAAGCCGGACGCGGAATCACCGACCCATACGGAATCATCCGATTCGTGTTCCGCAACCCGCAGACAATCACCGGAACCTCCGCCATCCGTACAATCAAGGCCGCCCCTTCCCGAATCTCCTGCAACTTGCCGTCCTCCGAGAGCTGCCCCTCGGGAAAAATTCCCACCGCTCGACCCGAGCGCGCCAACTCCGCCGCAATCCGCAACGACCGGCGATCCGGCGCTCCCCGCTTCACCGGAAAAGCCCCCCAAAACCACAGCCAAGCCCCGACGACCTTCATCGAAAAAAGCTCGCTCTTACTCATAAAAAAGATCGGTCGAGGACAGCACCCCTGCAACACCACCGGATCGCAATCCGAAAGGTGATTCGCGATCACAATCAGCCCGCCCGACCGGGGCACCCGAGCGGCACCAGAATACGAAGTGGGCCCAAGCAAAGTAATCAACGGCCACCCAACCAGCTTCACCAGCCAAAGCCACCGATGCCCCCGCCCAACCGGCAACTCAATTTCCTGCGCCATCAACCACCTTCTTCAAAGCTCGATAGTAAGTCTCATGCTCCAACCGCAAAACCCGCGCCGCAAGCTCTTCCGGCGAATCGTCAATCTCTACCCGGCACCGCGCCTGCAAAATGATCTCCCCCTCGTCGTACTCCTCGGTAACAAAGTGAACTGTACATCCACTCTCCGTCTCCCCCGCCGCCAAAACCGCCTCGTGAACCCGAATCCCGTACATCCCCTGACCCCCAAACTTGGGCAACAATGCTGGATGAATGTTCAATATCCGACCCGAATGTGCCGCCAAAACGGAAGAAGGCAGCAGCTTCATGTACCCTGCCAAACAAACCCAATCGCAATCCGCCAACTCTGCCGCCAGCCGCTGTTCATAAGGAACCGGATCCAGGTAGGGAACCGTCTCCACACGCAAACCCTCCGCAAGCGCGGCCAACGCCCCTGGCGCATCCGACCGAGGAGTGACCACCTTCTGCACCACCATCGAGTCGTCCAACTTGATCCGCGCCGCCAGAGCCAACATATTCGAACCCCGCCCTTTTGGCCCAATGAGTATTCCAATGCGATGCACGATGCGAAGCATACTCCGAGCTCCCCCTCTCCATTGATGTAGAGGGGGTTGGGGGG encodes the following:
- a CDS encoding cytochrome c oxidase subunit 3; translation: MAHAAHGDEFEVLKFQYEDMDQQNDSYIVGMWCFLVTEIMFFGMLFLTYSFYRMNYQNDWFKAHEQLDWKLGGINTANLLFSSFLMATAVRQAQLKDRMGVLLRLGGVLVCAFVFLGIKYIEYSGKYEHHLFPGPGFAPEVSHFHGANLNHVQLFFGLYFAMTGLHGVHVLVGILVIGALAMMWVKGKKIVTEDYIPTELVGLYWHFVDIVWIFLYPLFYLMPNPSGPNSGGSH
- a CDS encoding cytochrome C oxidase subunit IV family protein produces the protein MAKSPLAAVHDDHGGHHIHDNSMYVKTAGALALLMILTIGAARVDIGHIIGSRIGLSSHFSYYINNFIALAIAAVKTYIVVMYFMHVKWISSLGKLFALMGFFFIPVLFSVWTDFYFRQHEPVAHWYNNDYSESATPRIIGSTDGAKINSGEENTQNRIPKSIW
- a CDS encoding lysophospholipid acyltransferase family protein, encoding MAQEIELPVGRGHRWLWLVKLVGWPLITLLGPTSYSGAARVPRSGGLIVIANHLSDCDPVVLQGCCPRPIFFMSKSELFSMKVVGAWLWFWGAFPVKRGAPDRRSLRIAAELARSGRAVGIFPEGQLSEDGKLQEIREGAALIVRMAEVPVIVCGLRNTNRMIPYGSVIPRPAFARVTATWGEARTFSKDSTNEEIAAWMESELRRLIPEEL
- a CDS encoding phosphoribosylglycinamide formyltransferase codes for the protein MLRIVHRIGILIGPKGRGSNMLALAARIKLDDSMVVQKVVTPRSDAPGALAALAEGLRVETVPYLDPVPYEQRLAAELADCDWVCLAGYMKLLPSSVLAAHSGRILNIHPALLPKFGGQGMYGIRVHEAVLAAGETESGCTVHFVTEEYDEGEIILQARCRVEIDDSPEELAARVLRLEHETYYRALKKVVDGAGN